A genomic stretch from Heterodontus francisci isolate sHetFra1 chromosome 23, sHetFra1.hap1, whole genome shotgun sequence includes:
- the LOC137382913 gene encoding neurofilament heavy polypeptide-like encodes MSYSLDTMLGTSSYRRVLGDSPRPVFRSAGSLASSGFHSQTWSRSPSTITSYKRVAPGLTASFGSQVTVSTDSLESGLINGDIRSRNEKEMLQTLNDRFATYIDKVRNLELQNKNLEAEAASLRQQQAGRSAIGELYEREIKDLRNVVVQISNDKAQLQLEQEHLEEDIQHIKQRYDDENRIREEIDATIRALNKYTEDAGLMKLDLDKKLQFLTDEASSMKVNHDEEVRDLLNQIQGSQVTLEVRDSLKSDITAALREIRAHMEGHAIKTTSQTEEVFKVKLEKLNQAAKVNTDAIHAAQDEISEYRRHLQSKNTELETLKGTKDSLERQMLEMEDRHNADISSYQEAAQQLESELRNIKWEMAAQLREYQDLLNVKMALDIEIAAYRKLLEGEESRFIGPTPYPYIEGYHKVPTVPNHIKVKSEEKAKLADKEKEIAEEQMDEKTIATEETEEVVKEEEEEAEKEDEKAEAEEAAEEEAEKAETSDQETKSDEEAVKEEDTKTEKAEEEDKAESTVDEKAKDKIEVEEEDVRKEKKEQPKEKQEKEPTKDQNEPVNKVDEIKPDEPMAKDKETKEKEKIEKEPVAKETAKVEKKNEPGEPSKPESKANEYEKEKESKAKPKDEEKKDAKPEPKAEEKKDTKPEPKAEEKKDTKPEPKAEEKKDTKPEPKAEEKKDAKPEPKAEEKKDTKPEPKAEEKKDTKPEPKAEEKKDTKPEPKAEEKKDTKPEPKAEEKKDTKPEPKAEEKKDAKPEPKAEEKKDTKPEPKAEEKKDTKPEPKAEEKKDTKSEPKAEEKKDTKPEPKAEEKKDAKPEPKAEEKKDTKPEPKAEEKKDTKPEPKAEEKKDTKPEPKAEEKKDTKPEPKEKKGSSIPELSPQEKIEKTEPSKEESKKSTKIEPATPDPTTAVKKPEKTIEVKDKVTDQNKESTEETKDKITETVKKSEVKKSAPESTKDQKEKEAEREKNNKESKKEKTSEVKEETQVKDDKEGKSEKSSSTKEEAKTTDKTKKAEE; translated from the exons ATGAGTTACAGCCTGGATACAATGCTCGGCACCAGCTCCTACCGCAGGGTATTGGGGGATTCGCCCCGGCCTGTATTCCGCTCTGCAGGCTCCTTGGCAAGTAGCGGCTTCCATTCGCAGACATGGTCCCGCAGTCCCAGCACAATCACCTCCTACAAACGGGTTGCTCCAGGCCTGACAGCCAGCTTCGGCTCTCAGGTCACAGTCTCCACCGACAGCCTGGAGTCCGGCCTCATCAATGGGGACATTAGATCGCGCAACGAGAAGGAGATGCTTCAGACCCTGAACGATCGCTTCGCCACTTACATCGACAAAGTGAGGAATCTGGAGCTTCAGAACAAGAACCTGGAGGCAGAAGCTGCATCCTTGAGGCAGCAGCAAGCCGGCAGATCGGCAATAGGAGAGCTGTACGAGAGAGAAATCAAAGATCTGCGCAATGTGGTCGTGCAGATCAGTAATGATAAGGCACAGTTACAGCTGGAGCAGGAACACCTGGAGGAGGATATCCAACACATCAAGCAGAGATACGACGACGAGAACAGGATAAGGGAAGAGATCGACGCCACTATCAGAGCTCTGAACAAGTATACAGAGGATGCAGGCTTGATGAAGCTGGATCTGGATAAGAAGCTCCAGTTCCTCACCGACGAGGCTTCTTCAATGAAGGTGAATCACGACGAGGAAGTTAGAGATTTGCTGAATCAAATCCAGGGGTCTCAGGTAACTTTAGAAGTGAGGGATTCCCTCAAGTCTGATATTACGGCCGCTCTCCGGGAGATCAGGGCACATATGGAAGGGCATGCAATCAAGACCACAAGCCAGACCGAGGAGGTGTTCAAAGTGAAACTGGAAAAACTGAACCAAGCCGCCAAGGTCAACACGGACGCCATTCACGCAGCCCAGGATGAAATCTCAGAATATCGCAGACATCTGCAGTCTAAGAATACCGAGTTGGAGACCCTGAAAGGGACTAAAGACTCACTGGAAAGGCAAATGTTGGAGATGGAGGACAGGCATAATGCAGACATTTCCAGCTACCAG GAAGCAGCTCAGCAACTTGAAAGTGAATTGAGAAACATAAAATGGGAAATGGCTGCGCAGCTCCGGGAGTACCAAGACCTACTCAATGTTAAAATGGCTTTGGATATTGAAATTGCTGCTTACAG GAAACTCCTGGAGGGTGAAGAATCAAGGTTTATTGGGCCAACTCCCTATCCTTATATAGAAGGGTATCATAAAGTTCCTACAGTACCAAACCATATtaaagtcaagtctgaagaaaaagccaAACTagctgacaaagaaaaagaaattgcAGAGGAACAAATGGATGAAAAGACAATTGCAACAGAAGAAACTGAAGAGGTAgtaaaggaagaggaggaggaagctgAAAAGGAAGATGAAAAGGCAGAAGCTGAAGAAGCAGCAGAAGAAGAGGCTGAAAAAGCAGAGACAAGTGACCAAGAAACTAAATCTGATGAAGAAGCTGTGAAAGAAGAAGACACAAAGACTGAAAAAGCTGAGGAAGAAGATAAAGCAGAATCAACTGTAGATGAGAAAGCCAAAGACAAAATAGAAGTAGAGGAAGAGGATGTAAGAAAGGAAAAAAAGGAGCAACCAAAGGAAAAGCAAGAAAAAGAACCTACCAAAGACCAAAATGAACCAGTGAATAAGGTGGATGAAATAAAACCAGATGAACCTATGGCAAAAGATAAGGAAACAAAGGagaaagaaaaaatagaaaaggAACCAGTGGCTAAAGAAACAGCAAAAGTAGAAAAGAAAAATGAGCCAGGGGAACCCTCCAAACCAGAATCTAAAGCCAATGAGTATGAGAAGGAAAAGGAATCAAAAGCAAAACCCAAGGACGAAGAAAAGAAAGATGCAAAACCAGAGCCCAAAGCTGAAGAGAAGAAAGACACAAAACCAGAGCCCAAAGCTGAAGAGAAGAAAGACACAAAACCAGAGCCCAAAGCAGAAGAAAAGAAAGACACAAAACCAGAGCCCAAAGCAGAAGAAAAGAAAGACGCAAAACCAGAGCCCAAAGCTGAAGAGAAGAAAGATACAAAACCAGAGCCCAAAGCTGAAGAAAAGAAAGACACAAAACCAGAGCCCAAAGCTGAAGAGAAGAAAGACACAAAACCAGAGCCCAAAGCTGAAGAGAAGAAAGACACAAAACCAGAGCCCAAAGCAGAAGAAAAGAAAGACACAAAACCAGAGCCCAAAGCAGAAGAAAAGAAAGACGCAAAACCAGAGCCCAAAGCTGAAGAGAAAAAAGACACAAAACCAGAGCCCAAAGCTGAAGAGAAGAAAGACACAAAACCAGAGCCCAAAGCTGAAGAGAAGAAAGACACAAAATCAGAGCCCAAAGCTGAAGAGAAGAAAGACACAAAACCAGAGCCCAAAGCAGAAGAAAAGAAAGACGCAAAACCAGAGCCCAAAGCTGAAGAGAAGAAAGACACAAAACCAGAGCCCAAAGCTGAAGAGAAGAAAGACACAAAACCAGAGCCCAAAGCTGAAGAGAAGAAAGATACAAAACCAGAGCCCAAAGCTGAAGAAAAGAAAGACACAAAACCAGAGCCCAAAGAAAAGAAAGGCTCTTCTATACCAGAGCTTTCTCCTCAAGAGAAGATTGAAAAAACAGAACCATCAAAAGAAGAATCAAAGAAAAGTACAAAAATAGAACCAGCTACACCAGACCCCACAACAGCAGTGAAGAAGCCTGAAAAAACAATAGAAGTTAAAGACAAAGTAACAGATCAAAAtaaagagagtacagaggaaacaaaggataagaTAACAGAAACAGTGAAAAAGTCAGAAGTAAAGAAATCTGCCCCAGAATCTACTAAAgatcaaaaggaaaaggaagcagaaagagaaaaaaataatAAGGAGTCTAAAAAGGAGAAGACATCTGAAGTTAAAGAAGAAACACAAGTTAAAGATGACAAAGAAGGAAAATCAGAGAAGTCTTCGAGTACTAAAGAAGAGGCAAAGACAACAGACAAAACTAAAAAAGCAGAGGAATAA